A single region of the Cyclopterus lumpus isolate fCycLum1 chromosome 16, fCycLum1.pri, whole genome shotgun sequence genome encodes:
- the cdc42l gene encoding cell division cycle 42, like has product MQTIKCVVVGDGAVGKTCLLISYTTNKFPSEYVPTVFDNYAVTVMIGGEPYTLGLFDTAGQEDYDRLRPLSYPQTDVFLVCFSVVSPSSFENVKEKWVPEISHHCPRTPFLLVGTQVDLREDSNTIEKLAKNKQRPLYIESGEKLARELKAVKYVECSALTQRGLKNVFDEAILAALEPPEMKNKKRCVLL; this is encoded by the exons ATGCAGACTATAAAATGTGTAGTGGTAGGTGACGGTGCAGTCGGAAAGACCTGCTTACTGATCTCCTACACAACCAACAAGTTCCCTTCAGAATATGTGCCGACG GTTTTTGACAATTATGCAGTGACGGTGATGATTGGGGGGGAGCCCTATACACTCGGCCTATTTGACACAGCAG GTCAGGAGGATTATGACCGGCTGCGTCCCCTCAGCTATCCACAGACAGATGTGTTCCTTGTTTGCTTCTCCGTCGTCTCCCCATCatcttttgaaaatgtcaaagaaaag TGGGTTCCTGAGATTTCTCACCACTGCCCACGCACACCCTTCCTGTTAGTGGGCACTCAGGTGGATCTTCGGGAAGACAGCAACACGATCGAGAAGCTGGCGAAGAACAAACAGCGCCCCCTATATATTGAGAGCGGAGAGAAGCTTGCTCGTGAGCTGAAGGCTGTCAAATACGTGGAGTGCTCTGCTCTGACACAG CGAGGACTTAAGAATGTGTTTGACGAGGCCATCCTGGCAGCACTGGAGCCTCctgagatgaaaaacaaaaagaggtgTGTCCTGCTATAG
- the mlf2 gene encoding myeloid leukemia factor 2: MFRFLNDVDDDPYMMDPFAAHRQQMRLMFGPFGMDPFALTPQIQAPRVPRRQAGPLTPFGMMGMGGGGGFMDMFGMMGEMMGNVDRMSGSPNCQTFSSSTMISYSSSDSGPPEVYQQTSATRTGPGGIRETRQSMRDSESGLERLAIGHHIGERGHVMERSRNRRTGDREERQDFINLEETDAGAFDEEWRREAVRYVPPTARGLEYGRDRRGGGQQLALTAPPSSTTPPGIRDDSPRHRQAQTRPRYDW; encoded by the exons ATGTTTCGGTTCTTGAATGACGTTGATGACGACCCCTACATGAT GGATCCATTTGCAGCTCACAGGCAGCAGATGAGGCTTATGTTTGGACCATTTGGAATGGATCCCTTTGCTCTCACCCCCCAGATACAAGCACCCCGTGTACCACGCAGACAG GCTGGTCCTCTGACCCCCTTTGGCATGATGGGAATG ggtggaggaggagggttcaTGGATATGTTTGGCATGATGGGAGAAATGATGGGAAACGTG GACAGGATGTCCGGCTCACCGAACTGTCAGACGTTTTCCTCGTCAACAATGATCTCCTACTCCTCTTCAGACTCCGGGCCTCCTGAAGTTTATCAACAGACCAGCGCGACGAGAACGGGCCCAGGAGGG ATCCGTGAGACGCGGCAGTCGATGAGGGACAGTGAAAGCGGCCTCGAGCGTCTTGCCATTGGCCACCACATCGGGGAGCGTGGACACGTAATGGAGCGCTCACGAAATCGCCGCACCGGAGACCGCGAGGAACGACAAGACTTCATTAACCTCGAAGAGA CTGATGCTGGAGCGTTTGAcgaggagtggaggagggaggcagtACGATACGTCCCCCCGACTGCCCGGGGGCTGGAGTACGGCCGAGATCGACGGGGAGGAGGCCAGCAGCTGGCCCTTACTGCTCCTCCTAGCTCGACGACCCCTCCAGGCATTCGGGACGACTCCCCGAGACACCGTCAGGCCCAAACCCGTCCGCGTTACGACTGGTGA